A single genomic interval of Brevibacillus brevis harbors:
- a CDS encoding DUF3311 domain-containing protein, with translation MKARDWLGVLPFIGMLGGIPFVNRVEPYVVGMPFVLFWIVLWVVLTSVIMAFLNKIDPATKEDGQ, from the coding sequence ATGAAAGCGAGAGATTGGCTAGGGGTACTGCCGTTCATTGGGATGCTGGGAGGAATTCCGTTTGTGAATCGGGTTGAGCCTTACGTAGTAGGCATGCCGTTTGTCCTATTTTGGATCGTTCTCTGGGTTGTCTTAACTTCCGTCATCATGGCATTCCTCAACAAAATCGACCCTGCTACGAAGGAGGACGGCCAATGA
- a CDS encoding DUF4406 domain-containing protein, whose protein sequence is MKIITLCGSTKFKKEFEQANTYLTLQGNIVMSVAFFEQSEGFAISQEQVDLLTDIHFRKIDLSDEIFVIDVEGYIGSSTSKEIAYAKEQGKPVYYYSKSGINDNVIAAFFL, encoded by the coding sequence ATGAAAATTATCACCCTATGCGGGTCAACCAAATTCAAAAAGGAATTTGAGCAGGCGAATACGTATCTGACGCTCCAAGGAAACATCGTGATGAGCGTAGCCTTTTTCGAGCAGAGTGAGGGTTTTGCGATATCACAGGAGCAAGTAGATCTACTCACAGACATTCACTTTCGAAAAATCGATTTGTCCGACGAGATTTTTGTCATCGATGTAGAGGGGTATATCGGTAGCAGTACAAGCAAAGAAATTGCGTATGCAAAAGAACAAGGGAAGCCCGTTTATTATTACTCCAAGAGTGGGATCAACGATAACGTGATTGCCGCATTCTTTCTCTAA
- a CDS encoding sodium:solute symporter family protein translates to MNIALIIIFAFLLLSFYSGIRAQQGKDMNMEQWTVGGRGFGSIFIFLLVAGEIYTTFTFLGGSGWAYSKGAPSYYVLSYISLAYVISYWLLPPIWRYAKEHRLVSQSDFFVSKYKSPILGILVAAVGVIAIIPYLVLQFKGLGIIVSEASYGSISPAAAIWIGVIVVTIYVMISGIHGSAWTAAIKDIMIFFVVVFLGLYLPFHYYGGIQPMFEAVQASNPGFLTFPEEGLSISWYISTVLVTVFGFYMWPHTFGSVFSAKNANVFRKNTIMLPLYTLMLLFVFFVGFTAILQVPGLKGADGDLSLLRLSLQTFDPWVVGIIGAAGLLTALVPGSMLLMTGATLLAKNVYKVMAPHTSDVQIARIAKWLVPVISLISLYFALSGGDTLVTLLLMGYSLVTQLFPALLFSLPAKPWVNKYGAFAGILCGVSTVAYVTIFQVTIATMFPNWPAAVKDLNIGVVALLVNLVVMFTVTFVTRNLFALNRHTANTEGTPTL, encoded by the coding sequence ATGAATATCGCCTTGATCATTATTTTTGCCTTTTTATTGCTGTCCTTCTATTCCGGTATTCGTGCGCAACAAGGGAAAGACATGAATATGGAACAATGGACAGTTGGTGGCAGAGGATTCGGTTCGATCTTTATTTTCTTGCTGGTAGCAGGCGAGATTTATACGACATTCACCTTTTTGGGAGGCAGTGGATGGGCGTACTCCAAAGGGGCACCTTCTTATTACGTTCTCTCTTACATTTCCCTCGCCTATGTGATTTCCTACTGGCTCTTGCCGCCCATTTGGCGGTATGCCAAAGAGCACAGGCTCGTCTCCCAATCCGATTTTTTTGTAAGCAAATACAAGAGTCCGATACTCGGAATTTTGGTTGCAGCGGTCGGAGTCATTGCGATTATTCCGTATCTCGTCCTCCAATTCAAAGGCCTGGGGATCATCGTATCGGAAGCATCCTATGGCTCGATTTCGCCTGCTGCTGCGATATGGATCGGAGTCATTGTTGTGACCATTTACGTCATGATCTCAGGGATTCACGGCTCGGCTTGGACGGCTGCGATCAAGGACATCATGATTTTCTTTGTCGTCGTTTTCCTCGGGCTTTATCTTCCGTTTCATTACTATGGGGGCATCCAGCCAATGTTTGAAGCTGTACAAGCCTCCAATCCGGGTTTCTTGACGTTCCCAGAGGAAGGATTAAGCATTTCCTGGTACATTTCAACGGTGCTTGTCACGGTGTTCGGATTTTACATGTGGCCGCATACGTTCGGCTCTGTATTTTCCGCGAAAAATGCAAATGTGTTCCGCAAAAATACGATCATGCTGCCGCTCTATACCTTGATGCTTTTGTTTGTGTTCTTTGTCGGCTTTACGGCGATCCTGCAAGTGCCCGGTTTAAAAGGGGCGGACGGTGATTTGTCCTTGCTCCGTCTGTCGTTGCAAACATTCGATCCGTGGGTGGTTGGCATCATTGGAGCAGCAGGCTTGCTCACGGCGCTCGTACCAGGCTCGATGCTTTTGATGACAGGGGCGACGCTCTTGGCGAAAAATGTGTATAAAGTTATGGCTCCGCACACATCTGACGTACAAATCGCCCGGATTGCCAAATGGTTGGTGCCTGTCATCTCGTTGATCTCGTTGTATTTTGCACTGAGTGGGGGAGATACGCTCGTAACGCTGTTATTAATGGGCTACAGCTTGGTCACACAGTTATTCCCGGCATTGCTTTTCAGTCTCCCTGCCAAGCCGTGGGTGAATAAATACGGTGCGTTTGCCGGGATTTTATGTGGGGTGTCAACCGTTGCGTATGTGACGATTTTCCAAGTGACGATTGCGACCATGTTCCCGAATTGGCCAGCCGCTGTCAAAGACTTGAACATTGGTGTCGTGGCATTGCTGGTCAATCTCGTCGTGATGTTTACTGTGACATTTGTGACGAGGAATCTTTTTGCACTGAATCGTCATACGGCTAACACAGAAGGGACACCAACTCTTTAA
- a CDS encoding M20 family metallo-hydrolase — protein sequence MNVKARKLTINEERLKKRIEQLAQIGKIGETGVCRLALSAEDRAGVELVRSWMEEAGLQTRIDDFGNLIGRMTGKDEQAPILMIGSHIDSQPYGGQYDGVIGVLGGLEVVQTLNEQGLMPEQSIEVVAFCDEEGCRFQKGLFGSKGILGMLDPTDLERTDKNGITRRQALIDFGCDPDCLEASIYPKGSIGAYLELHIEQGPILDDAKEAIGIVSAISGPLWWTVELTGFAGHAGSVPMPMRKDALVGAAKVILAVNELAKLDPQAPTVGTVGHLEVFPDSRNIIPERVRLSIDLRDIDLKRRDEREQALREAIELAAVEGGLKYTITEDTNSDPRYCADWIKAIMHEESSKLGASVRELMSGPFHDALALSYVCDYGMIFVRCKDGISHNPQEYAAYEDVALGTELLYKTVLRMSINQ from the coding sequence ATGAACGTAAAAGCGAGAAAGCTGACGATCAATGAAGAACGACTGAAAAAAAGAATCGAGCAATTGGCGCAAATCGGGAAAATAGGTGAAACGGGTGTATGTCGACTCGCTTTGTCCGCTGAAGACCGGGCAGGCGTAGAGCTGGTGCGTAGCTGGATGGAAGAAGCCGGTCTTCAGACCCGGATCGATGACTTCGGCAATTTGATTGGTCGGATGACGGGGAAGGATGAGCAAGCTCCGATCTTGATGATTGGCTCGCATATCGATTCGCAGCCGTACGGCGGTCAGTATGATGGGGTGATCGGGGTATTGGGTGGACTAGAAGTCGTCCAGACGTTGAATGAACAAGGGCTTATGCCGGAACAGTCGATTGAAGTCGTTGCGTTTTGTGACGAAGAAGGATGCCGGTTTCAAAAAGGACTGTTTGGTTCCAAAGGCATTCTTGGGATGCTGGACCCAACGGACTTGGAGAGGACGGATAAAAACGGGATCACACGCAGGCAGGCACTGATTGATTTTGGGTGCGACCCTGATTGCCTGGAAGCGTCTATTTATCCAAAAGGCAGCATCGGTGCTTATCTGGAGCTGCATATTGAACAGGGGCCGATTCTCGACGATGCAAAAGAAGCGATTGGAATCGTGTCGGCGATATCGGGGCCTTTGTGGTGGACGGTCGAGCTGACTGGCTTTGCCGGGCACGCTGGTTCCGTACCGATGCCGATGAGAAAAGATGCACTAGTCGGCGCGGCAAAAGTAATTTTGGCAGTGAACGAGCTGGCAAAGCTCGATCCACAAGCGCCAACAGTCGGTACAGTCGGTCACTTGGAGGTTTTCCCGGATTCGCGCAACATCATTCCCGAGCGGGTGCGTTTATCGATTGATTTGCGGGATATCGATTTGAAGCGTCGCGATGAGCGCGAACAAGCGTTGCGCGAGGCGATTGAGCTAGCCGCCGTAGAAGGTGGATTGAAATATACCATTACGGAAGATACGAATAGTGACCCGCGTTACTGTGCCGACTGGATAAAGGCAATTATGCATGAGGAGAGCAGCAAGCTCGGTGCCTCTGTACGCGAGCTGATGAGTGGTCCTTTCCACGACGCATTGGCACTCTCCTACGTTTGTGATTACGGGATGATTTTTGTCCGCTGCAAGGACGGTATCAGTCATAATCCGCAGGAATACGCAGCCTATGAAGATGTGGCACTGGGAACAGAGCTGCTCTACAAAACCGTATTGCGGATGAGTATCAATCAATAA
- a CDS encoding sigma-54 interaction domain-containing protein: protein MIHDIHMQAILDASHDGIIAVDRDSIIIGVNKNAMEILGLPGNIVGQKITRYIPNSDMLRILATGKKEIGDIATILNRQIIINRLPIVVEGEIVGAVSTFKEITDIQKMEMRIRKQSMESGLEAKFRLEDIVGDSSAIREAKEWAETFARTDATVLIQGESGTGKELFAQGIHLSSQRATGPFIPVNCAALPGNLLESELFGYEEGAFTGARKGGKPGLFELAHGGTLFLDEIGEMSIPIQALLLRILQEKKVRRISGERIVPVDVRIIAATNRDLERLVEEKQFRSDLYFRLNVLTLELPALRERIEDIPLLVASIMGEIKERENKRHLKVEEAVFHVLKQYDWPGNVRELRNVVERMVLLCKNDALGKEDTAFFAKKLYQRQSYRDQEEREAEVIRKVLAETKGNKGEAAKILGMDRSTLWRKMKRYERL from the coding sequence ATGATCCATGACATCCACATGCAGGCGATTCTGGATGCTTCTCATGACGGGATCATTGCGGTCGATCGGGATTCCATTATTATCGGGGTCAATAAAAATGCGATGGAAATACTCGGCCTGCCAGGCAATATCGTTGGACAAAAAATTACCCGTTATATCCCCAATTCAGATATGTTGAGAATTTTGGCAACGGGGAAAAAAGAGATTGGGGACATCGCAACGATCCTGAATCGACAAATAATCATCAACCGTTTGCCGATTGTCGTAGAGGGTGAAATCGTAGGTGCTGTGTCCACTTTTAAAGAGATCACCGACATTCAAAAAATGGAGATGCGCATTCGCAAGCAGAGCATGGAGAGCGGCTTGGAAGCCAAATTCCGCCTGGAGGATATCGTTGGAGATTCTTCTGCGATCCGCGAAGCGAAGGAATGGGCGGAAACTTTCGCACGGACAGATGCGACGGTTCTCATACAGGGGGAGTCCGGGACTGGCAAGGAGCTGTTTGCCCAAGGGATTCATTTGAGCAGCCAGCGTGCTACCGGGCCGTTCATTCCGGTTAACTGTGCGGCTCTCCCCGGCAACTTATTGGAGAGCGAATTGTTTGGATACGAGGAAGGAGCATTTACTGGCGCCCGCAAAGGCGGAAAGCCTGGGCTGTTTGAATTGGCACACGGAGGGACTCTGTTTCTCGATGAAATCGGAGAGATGTCGATCCCGATCCAAGCGTTGCTCTTGCGTATCTTGCAGGAGAAAAAAGTGCGCAGAATCAGCGGGGAGCGTATCGTCCCTGTCGATGTGAGAATCATCGCGGCAACGAATCGGGATTTGGAACGACTGGTAGAGGAAAAGCAGTTTCGCTCAGACCTGTACTTCCGATTGAATGTGTTGACGCTTGAGCTGCCTGCTTTGCGAGAACGAATTGAAGATATTCCGCTATTGGTGGCATCGATCATGGGAGAAATCAAGGAACGGGAAAATAAAAGGCATCTGAAAGTAGAGGAGGCCGTTTTCCACGTTCTCAAACAATATGACTGGCCAGGCAATGTACGAGAACTGCGCAACGTGGTAGAAAGAATGGTCTTGCTCTGTAAGAATGACGCGCTTGGCAAGGAGGACACGGCTTTTTTTGCCAAGAAGCTGTATCAGCGACAATCTTACCGTGATCAAGAAGAGAGAGAAGCAGAAGTCATCCGAAAGGTTTTGGCGGAAACGAAGGGAAACAAGGGAGAGGCGGCGAAAATTTTGGGAATGGATCGGTCCACCCTGTGGAGAAAAATGAAGCGCTACGAAAGATTGTAG
- a CDS encoding GNAT family N-acetyltransferase produces the protein MYRKELYVFEGSKPRKAVIRNYNRADFFELIQIQAESFPPPFPSELWWNQEQLTNHITLFPEGAICVEVDGVLAGSMTGLLVKFDPAHPEHKWEDVTDSGYIRNHDPEGDTLYIVDICIRPSFRKLGLGQQMMQAMYELVVQKGLRRLLGGGRMPGYGRYADQWTPEQYLERVLTGEVRDPVVTFLMRCGRTPVQVVANYLEDEESRNYATLMEWKNPFQQHL, from the coding sequence ATGTACAGAAAAGAACTGTATGTATTTGAAGGGAGCAAGCCGCGGAAAGCCGTTATTCGCAACTACAATCGCGCAGATTTCTTCGAATTGATCCAAATACAGGCGGAGAGCTTTCCCCCACCGTTTCCGTCTGAGCTATGGTGGAACCAGGAGCAGCTGACGAACCATATTACCCTGTTCCCAGAAGGTGCCATTTGTGTAGAAGTGGACGGTGTTTTGGCAGGTTCGATGACAGGGTTGCTCGTGAAGTTTGATCCGGCTCACCCCGAACATAAGTGGGAAGATGTCACGGATAGCGGTTATATCCGTAATCATGATCCTGAGGGTGACACGCTGTACATTGTAGACATTTGTATTCGTCCGAGCTTCCGCAAGCTGGGATTGGGCCAACAGATGATGCAAGCGATGTATGAGCTGGTGGTACAAAAAGGACTGCGCAGATTGCTCGGCGGAGGTCGCATGCCAGGATATGGACGTTATGCAGACCAATGGACACCTGAGCAGTATTTGGAGCGTGTTCTGACAGGAGAAGTAAGAGACCCGGTGGTTACATTTCTCATGCGCTGCGGTCGTACGCCTGTTCAGGTCGTGGCGAATTATTTGGAAGATGAGGAATCTCGCAACTACGCGACGCTCATGGAATGGAAAAATCCATTTCAGCAGCATCTCTAG
- a CDS encoding energy-coupling factor transporter ATPase yields the protein MTPQPIIRVENVSFAYQVNQDQQIPVLQNVSLEVFPGEYVAIIGHNGSGKSTLSKHLNGILTPNDGDVIVNGINTREKQRIHEVRSRVGMVFQHPDNQIVATIVEDDVAFGLENIGTSAEEMKTRVDNALEAVGMSAFRHRPPHHLSGGQKQRIAIAGILAMKPQVLVMDEATSMLDSYGRQDILAVVRKLHREGMTIVTVTHHMSEVAEADRVIVMEGGKIVLEGTPREVFSHQERLRELHLDVPDASRIAHLVHSENSEFSPDLIHNEEVVAEVNRLYVRQAEASGS from the coding sequence ATGACACCACAACCGATTATTCGTGTAGAAAATGTCTCGTTTGCCTATCAGGTTAACCAAGATCAACAAATTCCTGTCCTGCAAAATGTCTCCCTAGAAGTGTTTCCAGGAGAGTATGTTGCCATCATCGGTCATAATGGGTCCGGTAAGTCAACGTTGTCTAAGCATCTCAATGGAATTTTGACTCCAAACGATGGCGATGTCATTGTTAACGGTATCAACACACGTGAAAAACAGCGAATTCACGAAGTGAGGAGCCGTGTCGGGATGGTTTTTCAGCATCCGGACAATCAGATTGTCGCGACGATTGTAGAGGACGATGTGGCCTTCGGATTGGAGAATATCGGGACATCTGCGGAAGAAATGAAAACGCGAGTGGATAATGCTCTAGAGGCTGTTGGGATGAGTGCCTTTCGTCATCGTCCGCCTCATCATTTGTCTGGCGGACAAAAGCAACGGATCGCCATTGCGGGGATATTGGCGATGAAGCCGCAAGTCCTTGTCATGGATGAAGCGACGAGTATGCTGGACAGCTACGGTAGACAGGATATACTGGCAGTCGTTCGCAAGCTGCATCGCGAAGGAATGACGATCGTCACCGTGACTCATCACATGTCAGAGGTAGCAGAAGCGGATCGCGTTATCGTGATGGAGGGTGGCAAGATCGTATTGGAGGGTACCCCGCGTGAAGTGTTTTCCCATCAGGAAAGACTACGCGAGCTTCATCTGGATGTTCCGGACGCGAGCCGAATTGCTCATCTCGTTCACTCCGAAAATAGCGAATTTTCACCTGATCTCATCCACAATGAGGAAGTTGTCGCGGAGGTTAATCGTCTATACGTCAGGCAAGCGGAGGCGAGTGGTTCATGA
- a CDS encoding carbon-nitrogen hydrolase family protein yields MKMRVSAVQYHLHTIHSFEDFANQVEHYVKNAQEYDTEFLLFPELFTTQLMSIGDEQGNALPITALPSFTDQYVELFRSLAAKYEMHLIGGTHIIEENGKLYNTAFLFYPDGRVGQQKKIHITPWEVKGWNMGAGDSLQIFETDKGKVAMIICYDIEFPEWVRIAKARGADVIFCPSCTDDRHAFHRVRYTSHARTIENQVYVVLTGTVGSLPTVDFMRANFGQAAILTPNDVPFPPRGVLAEGEINHDMMVTADLDIQLLYDVREKGSVTTWRDRRIDLYTDWK; encoded by the coding sequence ATGAAAATGCGTGTTTCCGCTGTGCAGTACCATCTGCATACCATACATAGCTTTGAAGACTTTGCCAATCAAGTTGAGCACTACGTGAAAAACGCGCAAGAGTACGACACAGAATTCCTCCTTTTCCCGGAGCTGTTTACGACTCAACTCATGTCAATCGGAGACGAGCAGGGCAATGCGCTGCCAATTACGGCATTGCCGTCATTCACGGATCAATATGTCGAGCTGTTTCGATCCCTCGCTGCCAAATATGAGATGCATCTGATTGGTGGAACACACATCATCGAGGAAAACGGCAAGCTTTACAATACGGCTTTTCTGTTTTACCCGGATGGACGTGTAGGGCAGCAGAAAAAAATCCATATCACCCCATGGGAAGTAAAAGGCTGGAACATGGGGGCTGGCGACTCGTTGCAAATCTTTGAGACCGACAAAGGGAAGGTCGCGATGATTATTTGCTACGACATCGAGTTTCCTGAGTGGGTGCGCATCGCCAAAGCACGGGGCGCAGACGTCATTTTCTGCCCATCCTGCACGGATGATCGCCACGCATTCCACCGCGTACGTTACACCAGCCATGCCCGGACGATTGAAAACCAGGTGTATGTCGTGTTGACTGGTACTGTAGGCTCGCTGCCGACAGTTGATTTCATGCGAGCGAACTTTGGACAAGCGGCGATCCTGACGCCAAACGATGTTCCGTTCCCTCCTCGTGGCGTTCTGGCTGAAGGGGAGATCAACCACGACATGATGGTAACCGCTGACTTGGATATCCAATTGCTATACGACGTACGAGAAAAAGGCTCCGTCACAACGTGGCGCGACCGCCGCATCGATTTGTATACCGACTGGAAGTAA
- a CDS encoding PucR family transcriptional regulator, translating to MVSVMITVRELIQVGGFTESSVLAGADSLENELLNVTSFDSPDGHRWLRAGEFVLTTGFPFLSQQKTCTKRLITLIDELVAIGTPGLAIKLGRYIENLPEAVLTHATKKAFPILSFPMDKAWSDVIVPVVQYINDKQRIELDRTHAIYERFHYYLTGGAPISTLTDLLSDILDAPVSIRVPQHKWKWDSSLTPLPLDHSLDKLYGQRAPIRLTQEPLSKQKEGIHVRWLLHDQIVQGTIIIGQRERDLYAWEKVAIEQSAALLALEMQRQRAIQETFQRFRNDFLQQLVSGQIVSHEMLMRKADEVGWELSDHYIAMLLSTSPHDKTSMELWQENHHLLNALHSFFSSHGAILYGLDQENRVLLLVPMSIHTPTESLSQWLQEQCLNTATKQLDQPVFAGIGRYHPKREGIVRSYREALISLQTALHSANTTTISSLSVIKSYHDLGLERIMYADDPATEAQAFAEECLGKIQSYDRDKNGQLLQTLQVFLQADGNYAEAARRLYVHKNTIKYRIQLIREWTGLNAENGHDQMLLRIAITAHVIGHRH from the coding sequence ATGGTGAGCGTAATGATTACTGTCCGTGAGCTCATACAAGTTGGTGGCTTTACTGAATCGTCAGTGCTTGCTGGCGCGGACTCTTTAGAAAATGAGCTGTTGAATGTTACTTCCTTTGATTCTCCCGATGGCCACAGATGGTTGCGAGCTGGTGAATTCGTTCTGACGACAGGCTTTCCATTTCTCTCTCAGCAAAAAACATGTACGAAACGGCTGATTACGCTCATCGATGAGCTAGTCGCCATCGGCACCCCCGGGCTTGCCATCAAATTAGGTCGATACATCGAGAACCTTCCTGAAGCCGTTCTCACCCATGCTACGAAAAAGGCATTTCCCATCCTGTCCTTTCCGATGGATAAAGCTTGGTCAGATGTCATCGTGCCAGTCGTTCAGTACATCAATGACAAACAGCGCATCGAGCTGGACAGAACCCATGCCATTTATGAACGGTTTCATTACTATTTGACGGGAGGAGCTCCGATTTCTACATTGACAGATTTACTGTCCGATATCCTTGATGCTCCTGTCTCCATCCGTGTCCCCCAGCATAAATGGAAATGGGATTCTTCTCTTACTCCGCTCCCACTTGATCATTCATTGGACAAGCTATATGGTCAACGCGCCCCGATTCGACTAACACAAGAGCCTCTTAGCAAACAAAAAGAAGGCATCCATGTCCGGTGGCTTCTCCACGACCAGATCGTGCAGGGAACCATCATCATTGGACAGCGGGAGCGTGATCTATACGCGTGGGAAAAAGTTGCCATCGAGCAAAGTGCTGCCCTCTTGGCACTTGAAATGCAGCGACAACGAGCCATCCAGGAAACATTCCAGCGTTTTCGCAATGATTTTTTACAACAACTTGTCAGTGGCCAGATCGTCTCACACGAAATGCTCATGCGAAAGGCGGATGAAGTCGGCTGGGAGTTGTCCGATCATTATATCGCGATGCTCCTAAGCACCTCCCCCCACGACAAAACCAGCATGGAACTTTGGCAAGAAAACCATCATCTTCTGAACGCGTTGCACAGCTTTTTTTCTTCCCATGGAGCGATTCTGTATGGATTGGATCAGGAAAATCGTGTCCTCTTGCTCGTGCCGATGTCTATTCATACCCCCACTGAATCACTCTCGCAATGGCTGCAAGAACAGTGCTTGAATACGGCCACCAAGCAACTGGATCAGCCCGTATTTGCAGGAATTGGGCGATATCATCCGAAACGGGAAGGCATCGTTCGTAGTTATCGGGAAGCACTGATCAGCTTGCAAACCGCTCTACATTCTGCAAACACCACCACCATCTCTTCTCTTAGCGTCATCAAAAGCTACCACGACTTGGGACTCGAGCGAATCATGTACGCAGACGATCCTGCGACAGAAGCCCAAGCGTTTGCAGAAGAATGTCTGGGCAAAATCCAAAGCTATGATCGAGACAAGAACGGACAACTCTTACAAACCTTGCAAGTGTTTTTGCAAGCGGATGGTAATTACGCGGAAGCCGCGCGTCGTTTGTATGTCCATAAAAATACAATCAAATACCGCATCCAGCTCATCCGAGAGTGGACCGGATTGAATGCGGAAAACGGACACGATCAAATGCTGCTGCGCATCGCCATAACTGCACATGTCATTGGGCATCGTCATTAA
- a CDS encoding amidohydrolase: MADTVFLNGQVVTVDQENRVAEAVAVRGNRILVVGSSEDVKPLIQSHTNVIDLQGKSLLPGFIDAHLHITIYGTNKLGVDCKARRITSIDELLTALQEQAKKTPRGEWVRACGFDENLMVEQRYPTLAELDEVTTAHPVFVMRTCAHHSVVNSRALAIAGYDRNTADPQGGRIDRDADGELTGFLIETAHMNMFEKAAFTEAEYIQGLRLASKDFVAAGITSVHDAGGYGPENYRAMQKAVQKGDVKVRIYAMVCALNQSDDFVRKMIDAGMVTGTGNARFRIGPAKVFTDGASIAPTMAMRKPFTSRPDDYGILYYEQDELNTILGEAHARGFQITAHAQGDRAIDMLLTCFETALEAHPRANHRHRIEHAGVSAPDLLARMARLGVVPIPNPAFIYDYGDSYVNNIGERVGHMFPARDQFDAEIITAGASDSPVTDFNPLIGIHAAVNRLSKTGQDVGSNQRVSIMEAIRMFTWNGAYASFEEGIKGSIEVGKLADLVVLDGDILATRADRIKELRVDKTMIDGEFVYLRQDEEVLQA; this comes from the coding sequence ATGGCAGATACTGTTTTTCTTAACGGACAGGTGGTCACGGTAGATCAAGAGAATCGGGTGGCAGAGGCAGTAGCAGTCAGGGGGAATCGCATCCTTGTTGTCGGGTCTAGTGAAGATGTGAAACCGTTGATTCAATCACATACAAACGTCATTGATTTGCAAGGGAAGAGTCTATTGCCCGGCTTCATCGATGCCCATCTGCATATTACGATTTACGGTACGAACAAGCTGGGAGTCGATTGCAAAGCGAGAAGGATCACGTCAATTGATGAACTGCTCACTGCACTGCAAGAACAAGCGAAAAAAACACCCAGAGGGGAATGGGTGAGGGCATGTGGGTTCGATGAGAATCTCATGGTCGAGCAACGCTATCCGACACTTGCCGAGCTGGATGAAGTGACGACAGCGCATCCTGTTTTTGTCATGAGGACGTGTGCTCATCATTCTGTCGTAAACAGCAGAGCGCTTGCCATTGCGGGTTATGACCGAAACACAGCCGATCCCCAAGGTGGACGTATTGATCGTGATGCAGATGGTGAGCTAACGGGATTCCTCATCGAAACGGCACATATGAACATGTTTGAAAAAGCTGCTTTTACAGAAGCAGAGTACATCCAAGGCCTGCGATTGGCTTCGAAAGATTTTGTTGCTGCGGGCATTACGAGTGTCCACGATGCGGGAGGATACGGGCCAGAGAACTATCGGGCGATGCAAAAAGCGGTACAGAAAGGTGACGTGAAAGTTCGCATCTACGCAATGGTTTGTGCGCTGAATCAATCCGACGATTTTGTCCGAAAGATGATCGATGCCGGGATGGTAACAGGTACGGGGAATGCTCGCTTCCGAATCGGACCCGCGAAGGTTTTTACCGATGGGGCAAGCATTGCGCCCACGATGGCCATGCGTAAACCGTTCACCAGCCGACCCGATGATTACGGAATTCTCTACTATGAACAGGACGAGTTGAATACCATTTTGGGAGAGGCACATGCAAGAGGTTTTCAAATTACCGCTCATGCCCAGGGAGATCGAGCGATTGACATGCTGCTCACATGCTTTGAAACGGCACTAGAAGCACATCCGCGCGCGAATCACCGACATCGAATTGAACATGCGGGTGTATCTGCGCCAGATCTGCTGGCGAGAATGGCTCGGCTAGGTGTCGTACCCATTCCGAACCCTGCTTTTATCTACGATTACGGCGATTCGTATGTGAACAACATCGGAGAGCGTGTCGGGCATATGTTTCCGGCGAGAGATCAGTTCGACGCGGAGATCATTACGGCGGGAGCATCGGATAGTCCCGTGACTGATTTCAACCCACTGATCGGGATTCATGCTGCTGTTAATCGGTTGAGTAAAACAGGTCAGGATGTGGGGAGCAATCAAAGGGTCAGCATCATGGAGGCGATTCGCATGTTTACTTGGAACGGAGCGTACGCCAGTTTTGAGGAGGGGATCAAAGGGAGTATTGAGGTCGGGAAGCTGGCTGATCTCGTTGTGCTGGACGGCGATATTTTGGCAACGCGGGCAGATCGCATCAAAGAGCTGCGCGTAGACAAAACGATGATAGATGGGGAGTTCGTCTATCTACGCCAAGATGAGGAGGTTCTACAAGCATGA